The proteins below come from a single Argentina anserina chromosome 1, drPotAnse1.1, whole genome shotgun sequence genomic window:
- the LOC126798941 gene encoding protein HEAT STRESS TOLERANT DWD 1-like, whose translation MVRSIKNPKKAKRKNKASKKGDGSSSSSGPSAPVKVWQPGVDKLEEGEELQCDPSAYNSLHAFHIGWPCLSFDIVRDTLGLVRTEFPHTVYFVAGTQAEKSSWNSLSIFKVSNISGKKREPVPTKTGDDESNMGSDDSDSDEDSEDEELGGSGAPVLQLRKVTHEGCVNRIRAMTQNPHICASWGDTGHVQVWDFSSHLNALAESESEVSQGPSTQAPLFKFGHKDEGFSLDWSPLVTGRLLSGDCKSNIHLWEPTSDGTWKVGTTPYIGHIASVEDLQWSPTEPDVFGSCSVDGNIAIWDIRLGKSPAASFKAHNADVNVISWNRLASCMLASGSDDGTFSIRDLRMLKEGNSVVAHFEYHKHPITSIEWSPHEASTLVVSSADNQLTIWDLSLENDEEEEAEFKAKTKEEVNAPKDLPPQLLFVHQGQKDLKELHWHSQIPGMIVSTAADGYNILMPSNIQTTLPSDGP comes from the exons ATGGTCCGAAGCATTAAGAACCCTAAGAAAGccaaaagaaagaacaag GCTTCGAAGAAAGGAGATGGgtcttcttcgtcttcagGGCCGTCGGCGCCGGTGAAGGTTTGGCAGCCAGGTGTGGACAAAttagaagaaggagaagagctCCAGTGTGACCCTTCAGCTTACAATTCTCTCCATGCCTTCCATATTGGCTGGCCTTGTCTAAG TTTTGATATTGTGAGAGATACATTGGGGTTGGTGAGGACAGAGTTTCCTCATACAGTGTACTTTGTTGCTGGTACTCAG GCAGAGAAATCTTCTTGGAACTCTCTTAGTATATTTAAAGTATCCAACATTTCTGGAAAAAAGCGTGAGCCAGTGCCGACCAAAACTGGAGATGATGAGTCGAATATGGGTAGTGATGATAGTGATAGTGACGAAGATAGTGAGGATGAGGAGCTCGGAGGGTCTGGCGCACCGGTTTTGCAA TTGCGGAAGGTAACTCATGAAGGATGTGTGAATCGTATACGTGCCATGACACAAAACCCTCATATATGTGCATCTTGGGGAGATACTGGTCATGTGCAG GTTTGGGACTTCAGTTCTCATCTAAATGCTTTAGCAGAATCAGAATCAGAAGTTAGCCAAGGACCTTCCACCCAGGCTCCATTGTTTAAGTTTGGGCATAAAGATGAAGGATTCTCTCTCGACTGGAGTCCTCTTGTAACTGGAAGACTTCTATCTG GGGACTGCAAGAGTAATATACATTTGTGGGAACCTACATCTGACGGAACATGGAAAGTCGGAACCACTCCGTACATTGGGCATATCGCAAGCGTGGAAGATTTGCAG TGGAGCCCTACAGAACCTGATGTATTTGGTTCTTGTTCCGTGGATGGGAATATAGCAATTTGGGATATCCGTTTAGGGAAGTCACCTGCAGCTTCTTTTAAAGCTCATAATGCAGATGTGAATGTTATTTCTTGGAACAG GCTGGCTAGTTGTATGTTAGCATCTGGAAGTGACGATGGTACCTTTTCTATCCGAGATCTCAGAATGCTCAAG GAAGGAAATTCAGTAGTGGCTCATTTTGAATACCATAAACACCCTATTACATCCATCGAATGGAGTCCACATGAAGCTTCTACTTTGGTAGTGTCATCTGCTGACAATCAGCTTAC AATATGGGACCTCTCTTTAGAAAATGATGAGGAAGAGGAGGCTGAATTCAAAGCTAAAACAAAAGAGGAAGTGAACGCCCCCAAAGACTTACCTCCACAACTTCTATTTGTTCACCAG GGACAAAAAGACTTGAAAGAACTTCATTGGCATTCACAAATTCCTGGCATGATAGTATCAACTGCGGCAGAtggttataatattttgatgcCATCAAACATACAAACCACCCTTCCCTCTGATGGTCCTTGA
- the LOC126791396 gene encoding cyclic nucleotide-gated ion channel 1-like gives MANQHPSEVSIELSSPYRNSRRKSDKEYGAGHGPSTVWQTIPYPNIYEPKIYFPIWENKIFIIPCAFAVLFNPLFIYLPVIYPHQLCYKWNVNLLWIYVAIQSTIDVFYAMDIVVYSRRIRGNKPNVNRHVKVHILEWLPIIYRIYLCLPISQALLLLHIWRRRQFLHLYRVLRRVFYPIQYTLRAYHTFGLIKQRPNVESGIGRWFQAILDLLPFVIASHLYGALWYGFAVDREIHCWREKYRLMSCDKSVPNYIYYCDENTTAEVHRTCNVAHIMALCDPTVENTVYNFGIYHDQSNITRSDYFPRKVLLSFWWGLRNLSSFGSNLMTSSDMLEISFSILTSITGLVLFLIYLNARVEEAQKRKDRIKLRHKMQLIYLDIDMVLTRKNVSRHDKKVLKKLIMKHLQQKLEQNKDIDMQNLHSLLPSASKRYIMSLCRLTRLKKVPMFKNMKERVLKAISKHLELVTYAKSCYIIREGEPLWNVLFITQGTALSYKTSKNASVGGTTGDNSIIKCLKEDDVFGDELLHWAFEFASMSDFPVSPKTVMSQTNVEAFAISANNLRRVVSKFRLHFVLNLPDLEHSPLERMAAISLRAAWLEGENHKRGWNRLRELLNNASESA, from the exons ATGGCCAACCAGCATCCCAGTGAAGTATCAATCGAGTTGAG TAGCCCATATCGGAATTCAAGGAGAAAGTCCGACAAAGAATACGGAGCGGGACATGGACCGAGCACAGTGTGGCAAACAATTCCTTATCCAAATATTTACGAGCCGAAGATATATTTTCCGATATGGGAAAATAAGATCTTTATAATACCTTGTGCATTTGCAGTCCTCTTTAATCCTTTGTTCATCTACCTTCCCGTGATTTATCCTCACCAACTGTGCTACAAATGGAACGTGAATTTGTTGTGGATATATGTTGCTATACAATCAACCATTGACGTGTTTTACGCCATGGATATCGTTGTTTATTCTCGGCGAATTCGTGGCAATAAACCGAATGTTAACAGACATGTTAAGGTGCACATATTGGAGTGGTTACCTATCATATATCGCATTTATCTGTGTCTTCCCATTTCACAG GCATTATTGCTCCTACATATTTGGCGACGGCGTCAATTTCTCCATCTGTATAGAGTTCTTCGCCGTGTCTTCTATCCCATCCAATATACTCTGCGGGCTTATCACACCTTTGGATTAATTAAGCAACGTCCTAACGTAGAATCTGGAATAGGAAGATGGTTTCAGGCCATATTGGATCTTCTTCCGTTCGTTATTGCCTCTCAT TTATATGGAGCCCTGTGGTACGGCTTTGCTGTTGACAGAGAGATACACTGTTGGAGGGAAAAGTACAGGTTGATGTCATGTGATAAATCAGTGCCTAATTATATTTACTACTGCGATGAGAACACAACAGCCGAAGTACATAGAACATGCAACGTTGCGCATATAATGGCATTGTGCGATCCAACCGTTGAGAACACAGTTTATAACTTTGGCATATATCATGATCAGTCTAACATTACAAGATCAGATTATTTTCCTCGAAAGGTCCTGCTATCTTTCTGGTGGGGCTTGCGCAATTTGAG TTCCTTTGGTTCAAATCTAATGACCAGTTCGGATATGCTGGAAATTTCCTTCTCAATCTTAACTTCTATAACTGGCTTGGTGTTGTTTTTAATATATCTCAATGCAAGGGTGGAG GAGgcgcaaaaaagaaaagatcgAATTAAATTAAGGCACAAGAtgcaattgatatatctagACATAGATATGGTGTTAACTAGAAAGAATGTTTCTAGACATGATAAGAAGGTACTGAAGAAGCTGATCATGAAACATCTTCAACAAAAGCTTGAACAAAACAAAGATATTGATATGCAGAACTTACACTCTCTTCTTCCTAGCGCATCCAAAAGATACATCATGAGTCTTTGCCGCTTGACTCGTTTAAAGAAA GTACCGATGTTTAAAAATATGAAGGAGCGAGTGTTGAAAGCAATCTCCAAACATCTTGAGCTAGTGACATATGCTAAAAGCTGCTATATTATTCGAGAGGGGGAACCGCTTTGGAACGTGCTCTTCATCACACAAGGTACGGCATTGAGCTACAAAACCAGTAAGAATGCCAGTGTTGGGGGAACTACGGGCGATAACTCAATCATTAAGTGCCTTAAGGAAGATGATGTTTTTGGAGACGAGCTTTTGCATTGGGCCTTTGAATTTGCCTCCATGTCTGATTTTCCCGTGTCCCCCAAAACGGTCATGTCCCAAACTAATGTTGAAGCATTTGCTATCAGTGCTAACAATCTAAGAAGAGTTGTCTCTAAATTTCGGTTGCATTTTGTTTTGAACCTGCCTGACCTAGAGCATTCTCCACTGGAGCGCATGGCAGCAATTTCATTACGAGCAGCATGGCTAGAAGGAGAAAATCACAAGAGAGGATGGAACAGGCTGAGGGAATTACTCAACAATGCATCAGAAAGTGCATGA